In Mugil cephalus isolate CIBA_MC_2020 chromosome 20, CIBA_Mcephalus_1.1, whole genome shotgun sequence, the following are encoded in one genomic region:
- the LOC124998082 gene encoding uncharacterized protein LOC124998082, which produces MASTRWSASVLLASLILLYWTTSSAWSHNPHNPTTLYRTRRDLDPGTRDKVEKSLETVKDSLALFKDVMEKIDTTKLTGLMKGIASFASVAPGIGAVVSSFINMVLIFIPQEDVVLTEVKLGFAEVNRKLDSLSIQIANLATDVEWFNYASVYSQDELRILNAWRKFDEFFNKAGVNDYNQLAELFTNYYEYTQAEASVSNLYHYLTVKSTSLSRNLNNLLMRKFKCSISEIGKYNLYFSSLLWKGIVLNEVYWKLIGFDSTGKVVEHAQMFKNVYEAQRAAVETCLNNLTQYVTDDAEEIAKKLSPDKTAIANEIKKKLDAKYNWYNWVVLVYDEAQNSNHILFDVIKIPIDGITVAVAYTAKGQNIDQTGIKETAKRCFENQPCQLETRLQVCRYTWSTPQVGPGSVAFTEQAKVTQVAAREDFVELPVASFRVDCTWGYSTSKISIHYSWKMLVCTPHTCSNGQCKRLLDSNEWLCECQDGYYGDRCEKKIDSNLAEQLRQSLPQRSITTTHGKLKSIESKLDQIMSRCQTS; this is translated from the coding sequence ATGGCGTCCACCAGGTGGTCTGCTTCCGTGCTGCTGGCTTCACTGATCCTCCTCTACTGGACGACCTCTTCTGCTTGGTCACATAACCCTCACAACCCCACCACCCTCTACAGGACCAGGAGAGACCTGGACCCGGGCACTCGAGACAAAGTAGAAAAAAGCCTGGAAACTGTGAAAGACTCTTTGGCTCTGTTTAAAGATGTGATGGAAAAGATTGACACAACTAAGTTGACTGGTTTGATGAAGGGCATTGCCAGCTTTGCCAGCGTGGCGCCTGGCATTGGTGCTGTGGTCTCCTCTTTCATCAACATGGTCTTGATCTTCATTCCTCAGGAGGACGTGGTGTTGACGGAGGTGAAACTAGGGTTTGCCGAGGTAAACAGGAAGCTGGACTCCCTGTCCATACAGATCGCCAACCTGGCGACAGACGTGGAATGGTTCAACTACGCTAGTGTCTACTCTCAAGACGAACTCCGCATCCTAAATGCCTGGAGGAAGTTTGATGAGTTTTTTAATAAGGCCGGGGTTAACGACTATAACCAACTCGCAGAGTTATTTACCAACTATTATGAGTACACACAGGCAGAGGCCAGTGTGTCCAACCTTTATCATTACTTGACGGTCAAGAGCACGTCTCTCAGCAGAAACCTCAACAACCTGCTGATGAGAAAATTTAAATGTAGCATTAGTGAGATCGGAAAGTATAACTTATACTTCAGTAGTTTGCTGTGGAAGGGGATAGTGCTCAACGAGGTTTATTGGAAATTAATTGGCTTTGACTCAACGGGCAAAGTAGTTGAACATGCGCAGATGTTCAAAAACGTATACGAAGCTCAACGGGCAGCTGTGGAGACTTGCCTGAACAACCTCACGCAATACGTGACGGACGACGCAGAGGAGATCGCCAAAAAGCTTAGTCCTGACAAGACAGCCATCGCtaatgagataaaaaagaaactggacgCGAAGTACAACTGGTACAACTGGGTGGTTCTTGTGTATGATGAAGCTCAAAATTCAAATCACATCCTGTTTGATGTGATTAAGATTCCCATAGACGGGATCACTGTGGCTGTGGCTTACACTGCAAAAGGACAAAACATAGATCAAACAGGAATTAAAGAGACAGCCAAAAGGTGCTTTGAGAATCAGCCGTGTCAACTGGAGACCAGGTTACAAGTCTGCAGGTACACCTGGAGCACTCCTCAAGTGGGTCCTGGCTCTGTAGCTTTTACAGAACAAGCCAAAGTAACACAAGTAGCTGCTAGAGAAGATTTTGTTGAGCTTCCAGTAGCGTCTTTCCGAGTTGATTGTACATGGGGTTACTCAACAAGTAAGATTTCCATACATTACTCTTGGAAGATGCTCGTCTGCACTCCTCACACATGTAGTAACGGACAGTGTAAGAGGCTGCTCGACTCCAACGAATGGCTATGTGAGTGTCAGGATGGTTATTACGGAGACCGGTGTGAGAAGAAAATAGACTCAAACTTGGCTGAACAGTTGAGACAATCTCTTCCTCAGCGGTCCATCACCACCACACATGGAAAACTGAAAAGCATCGAGTCCAAACTGGATCAGATCATGAGTAGATGTCAGACTTCTTAG